The following are encoded in a window of Campylobacter concisus ATCC 51562 genomic DNA:
- a CDS encoding outer membrane beta-barrel protein: protein MKNVVLKVALGLSLASAAALAQGAFIGIEGDYSFNSKLTAKSDNGKSKVKKAQPGIGLKAGYDFDSFRVYGAYIYDFQAKKSLGDEDGTVIKWSTHKFIVGADYTPELTKDIKLVLGGYTGYSKLKMDVFDTHDGSEKANTNGWILGARIGAEYSINENNAVEFGLKADRTKYSSIAKYDNAKIKETNVGLYMGYTYKF from the coding sequence ATGAAAAATGTAGTTTTAAAAGTTGCTTTAGGCTTAAGCCTAGCTAGTGCAGCTGCTTTAGCACAAGGAGCGTTCATTGGGATCGAAGGAGATTACTCTTTTAATTCAAAATTAACAGCAAAAAGCGACAATGGTAAATCAAAAGTCAAAAAGGCTCAACCAGGTATCGGACTAAAAGCTGGCTATGATTTTGATAGTTTTAGAGTTTATGGAGCTTACATTTACGACTTTCAAGCAAAGAAATCACTTGGCGATGAAGACGGTACAGTAATAAAATGGAGTACACATAAATTTATAGTGGGCGCAGACTATACACCAGAATTGACAAAGGACATAAAACTAGTTCTTGGTGGCTACACTGGCTACTCAAAGCTTAAAATGGATGTATTTGACACTCATGATGGCTCGGAAAAAGCTAATACAAATGGCTGGATACTAGGTGCAAGAATTGGTGCTGAATACTCTATCAACGAAAACAATGCAGTTGAGTTTGGTCTAAAAGCAGACAGAACTAAATATAGCTCCATAGCAAAATATGATAATGCAAAAATAAAAGAGACAAACGTTGGTCTTTATATGGGATATACATATAAATTTTAA
- a CDS encoding GNAT family N-acetyltransferase produces MKFQIRKATIDDIDVICELVRELASYENLSDQVTFTNEIFADSIFNKNHAKAIVCESEGKVIGYAIYFYTFSTFLGLGGIYLEDIYVKKEFRNQGIGKAFFKFLAQICKDENLKRLEWCCLNWNEPSIKFYESLGAKNQSLEWRNYRLDGKNLEKLLNL; encoded by the coding sequence ATGAAATTTCAAATAAGAAAAGCGACTATTGACGATATAGACGTGATATGCGAGCTTGTAAGAGAGCTTGCTAGCTATGAGAATTTGAGCGATCAAGTCACTTTTACAAATGAAATTTTTGCAGACTCTATCTTTAATAAAAATCACGCAAAAGCCATTGTCTGCGAGAGTGAGGGTAAGGTGATTGGCTATGCTATCTATTTTTATACATTTTCTACATTTTTGGGGCTTGGTGGGATTTATCTTGAGGACATTTACGTCAAAAAAGAGTTTAGAAATCAAGGTATAGGCAAGGCTTTTTTTAAATTTCTAGCTCAAATTTGTAAGGATGAAAATTTAAAAAGGCTTGAGTGGTGCTGCCTAAACTGGAATGAGCCAAGCATTAAATTTTATGAAAGCTTGGGTGCCAAAAATCAATCACTTGAGTGGAGAAACTATCGCTTGGACGGCAAAAATTTAGAAAAACTTTTAAATTTATAG
- the nusA gene encoding transcription termination factor NusA, producing the protein MERISDIIESIANEKNLEIEDVKERVIRALINTAKRVYGENYEYDVSIDANKNLKLYQKISIVANDDERLEEDNEHFLSLKEAKKIDSGVEIGDELTYELSLDNLGRTAAQTLHKELEYHIQRLVEEKILQKYNEMSGHMVFGPVVRVDNDENTFIEIDELRAILPRKNRIKGEKFKVGDVVKAVIRKVFTDKNLGIKVELSRTSPKFLEALLTSEVPEIKDGGIIIQGSARIPGERAKVALISTTPNIDPVGATVGTKGVRINAVSKELHGESIDAIEYTTEPAILVARAMAPAIITSVKIEENKAIVTLASEQKSKAIGKNGINIRLASMLTGYEIELNELGSKTSSNAENNEPIKDLKALFGDN; encoded by the coding sequence ATGGAAAGAATTTCAGATATCATCGAGTCAATTGCAAATGAGAAAAATTTAGAGATAGAAGATGTAAAAGAGCGTGTTATAAGAGCCTTGATAAATACTGCAAAAAGAGTTTATGGCGAAAATTATGAGTATGACGTGAGCATCGATGCAAATAAAAATTTAAAGCTTTATCAAAAAATTTCAATCGTAGCAAACGACGATGAGAGGCTTGAAGAGGACAATGAGCACTTTTTAAGCTTAAAAGAGGCTAAAAAGATAGATAGTGGCGTAGAGATCGGTGATGAGCTTACTTACGAGCTAAGCCTTGATAACCTTGGAAGAACCGCAGCTCAAACGCTTCATAAGGAGCTTGAGTATCACATCCAGCGCCTAGTTGAAGAGAAAATTTTACAAAAATATAATGAAATGAGCGGTCACATGGTCTTTGGACCAGTTGTTAGAGTCGATAATGATGAAAACACTTTTATCGAGATAGACGAGCTTCGTGCTATATTGCCACGTAAAAATCGCATAAAAGGCGAGAAATTTAAAGTGGGCGACGTTGTAAAGGCGGTCATTAGAAAAGTTTTTACAGATAAAAATTTAGGCATAAAGGTCGAGCTTTCAAGGACTTCGCCAAAATTTCTTGAAGCTCTACTAACTTCAGAGGTACCTGAGATAAAAGATGGTGGCATTATCATTCAAGGAAGTGCGAGAATTCCTGGTGAAAGAGCTAAAGTAGCACTCATCTCAACTACTCCAAACATCGATCCAGTTGGTGCAACGGTCGGCACAAAGGGCGTTAGGATAAATGCTGTAAGTAAAGAGCTTCATGGCGAGAGTATCGACGCGATCGAATACACCACCGAGCCAGCGATCTTGGTGGCTCGCGCTATGGCACCTGCGATCATCACATCTGTAAAGATCGAAGAAAATAAGGCAATTGTAACGCTTGCAAGCGAACAAAAGAGCAAGGCGATCGGCAAAAACGGCATAAATATCCGCCTAGCAAGCATGCTAACTGGCTATGAGATCGAGCTAAATGAGCTTGGCTCAAAAACTAGTAGCAATGCAGAAAATAATGAGCCAATCAAAGATTTAAAAGCGCTTTTTGGTGATAACTAA
- a CDS encoding HP0268 family nuclease → MELKLARAELDAKPKTISLEKIEAAVEKEGQKIFYFDKENTHKQLIALVEHFEEKGLSVYHRTVKYGLDDSDYMYEVHIL, encoded by the coding sequence ATGGAGCTAAAACTTGCAAGAGCTGAATTAGACGCAAAACCAAAAACGATTTCACTAGAAAAAATAGAGGCAGCTGTCGAAAAAGAGGGTCAGAAAATTTTCTATTTTGATAAAGAAAACACACACAAACAACTAATCGCCCTAGTAGAGCATTTTGAAGAAAAAGGGCTAAGCGTCTATCACAGAACCGTAAAATACGGACTTGATGATAGCGACTACATGTATGAAGTGCATATACTTTAA
- the miaB gene encoding tRNA (N6-isopentenyl adenosine(37)-C2)-methylthiotransferase MiaB — protein MSKKLFIQTLGCAMNVRDSEHIIAELSQKEDYSLTQNIEEADLILINTCSVREKPVHKLFSEVGAFEKAKKRGAKIGVCGCTASHLGSEIFKRAPYVDFVLGARNVSKITKAVNTPKFISTDINHDESEYAFGEFRGSPYKSHINISIGCDKKCTYCIVPHTRGDEISIPSSLILKEVEKAAKSGAKEIFLLGQNVNNYGKRFSGMQENIDFSDLLVKISEIDCVERIRFTSPHPLHMDDKFLEIFTNNPKICKSMHMPLQSGNTKVLREMKRGYTKEWFLDRALRLRKMCPDVSISTDIIVAFPGESNSEFEDTMDVLEQVRFEQIFSFKYSPRPLTKAATFTNQIDDKTASERLTRLQNRHNEILDEIVAAQKDKIFDVYFEELRANGGVAGRSFNNFLVQVDGSEELLGTTQKIKITNPKRMVLYGELQI, from the coding sequence ATGAGTAAAAAACTCTTTATCCAAACTTTAGGCTGTGCTATGAATGTTCGTGACAGCGAGCATATCATAGCTGAGCTCTCACAAAAAGAAGACTACTCCTTAACACAAAATATAGAAGAAGCTGATTTAATCCTTATAAATACTTGCTCGGTTCGTGAAAAGCCAGTTCATAAGCTCTTTAGCGAGGTCGGAGCCTTTGAAAAAGCCAAAAAAAGAGGTGCTAAAATAGGCGTTTGTGGCTGTACTGCAAGCCATTTGGGTAGTGAAATTTTTAAACGCGCGCCCTATGTTGATTTTGTCCTTGGTGCAAGAAATGTCAGCAAGATCACAAAAGCTGTAAATACGCCTAAATTTATCTCAACTGACATCAACCATGACGAGAGCGAATACGCATTTGGCGAATTTAGAGGCTCGCCATACAAAAGCCATATCAACATCTCGATCGGCTGCGATAAAAAATGCACCTACTGCATCGTCCCACACACCAGAGGAGATGAAATTTCTATTCCTTCAAGCCTCATCTTAAAAGAGGTAGAAAAGGCCGCAAAAAGCGGCGCAAAGGAGATATTTTTACTAGGACAAAATGTCAATAATTACGGCAAAAGATTTTCGGGCATGCAAGAAAATATCGATTTTAGCGACCTGCTAGTAAAGATAAGTGAGATAGATTGCGTTGAGAGGATAAGATTTACAAGCCCACACCCACTTCATATGGATGATAAATTTCTTGAAATTTTCACTAATAATCCGAAAATTTGCAAGTCTATGCATATGCCACTTCAAAGCGGAAATACCAAAGTTTTACGCGAGATGAAGCGTGGATACACAAAAGAGTGGTTTTTAGACCGTGCGTTAAGACTTAGAAAGATGTGCCCAGACGTGAGCATCTCAACTGACATTATAGTCGCATTTCCAGGCGAGAGCAATAGTGAATTTGAAGATACGATGGACGTGCTTGAGCAAGTTAGATTTGAGCAAATTTTTAGTTTCAAGTATTCGCCTCGCCCTCTTACAAAGGCAGCTACTTTTACAAATCAAATAGATGATAAAACCGCTTCAGAAAGGCTTACTCGCCTACAAAATCGCCATAATGAAATTTTAGACGAGATCGTAGCGGCACAAAAAGATAAAATTTTTGATGTATATTTTGAAGAGCTAAGAGCAAACGGCGGCGTTGCTGGGCGAAGCTTTAACAACTTTTTAGTTCAAGTTGATGGAAGCGAAGAGCTTCTTGGCACTACACAAAAAATCAAGATCACAAACCCAAAACGAATGGTTTTGTATGGCGAGCTGCAAATTTAA
- a CDS encoding lysophospholipid acyltransferase family protein, which produces MASCKFKNTLEKLALSVGVFFIYILMWLIFLTCKKSYTPNFLPQNGCVVVFWHGRLSFMSFAYRRWWSSQNRKQGKVIISDHKDGELITRIINFFGIGTIRGSSSKGGARALIEALREIKQGHDVIITPDGPRGPRHSVADGAAVIAQKSSCEIYALNFEANSFWEFKSWDKMILPKPFSTINFSLSAPFSVENLEQKDAKEKIQNKLWQASQNDGGKSVLQNKEDFRSNLKIWWKKYAHKNPQIRDEIREILDEIYEK; this is translated from the coding sequence ATGGCGAGCTGCAAATTTAAAAACACCCTTGAAAAGCTCGCCCTAAGCGTTGGCGTCTTTTTCATCTACATTTTGATGTGGCTCATTTTTTTAACCTGCAAAAAGAGCTACACTCCAAATTTCTTACCACAAAATGGCTGCGTCGTAGTCTTTTGGCACGGCAGGCTTAGCTTTATGAGCTTTGCTTACAGACGCTGGTGGAGTAGCCAAAACAGAAAACAAGGCAAGGTGATAATAAGCGACCACAAAGATGGCGAGCTAATCACTAGAATAATTAATTTTTTTGGCATCGGCACCATTAGAGGTAGCAGCTCAAAAGGCGGTGCAAGGGCACTTATAGAAGCTCTAAGAGAGATAAAGCAAGGTCACGACGTCATCATCACGCCAGATGGTCCAAGAGGACCAAGGCACAGCGTGGCAGACGGAGCTGCTGTGATCGCACAAAAGTCATCTTGCGAAATTTATGCTCTAAATTTTGAAGCAAACTCATTTTGGGAGTTTAAAAGCTGGGATAAGATGATACTTCCAAAGCCATTTTCAACTATAAATTTTAGCCTCTCAGCCCCTTTTAGTGTGGAAAATTTGGAGCAAAAAGATGCAAAAGAGAAGATACAAAACAAACTTTGGCAAGCCTCACAAAATGACGGCGGAAAGAGCGTTTTGCAAAACAAAGAGGACTTTAGGTCAAATTTAAAAATTTGGTGGAAAAAGTATGCGCATAAAAATCCGCAAATAAGAGACGAGATAAGAGAAATTTTGGATGAAATTTATGAAAAATAA
- a CDS encoding HAL/PAL/TAL family ammonia-lyase — MYGLTVGVGLNKDKKFVDAKGNLDAEVIKASTEFNIGLIHAHCGGVGEDMDLKTARAVLATRLNNLLHAGAGVQSEVVKLYKEFLNQDIIPAMPSSGSMGEADITILGHVGLAMLGEGYVYYKGQKMSASEALNRAGLKKLSPFGKDSLSILSSNAYSAALASMTIEDAKNALEISKLVFALSLEALNGNIAPFSKEAANLRPFPDFVEVAKDLRETLKDSYLFDENSERALQDPLSYRDASYFFATFKNTLDTLSGLMKIQLNTSDDNPGISLEKSPETDKFQETKLFTKGGAVVPTSNFEPLIWVAEFEKASIVLAHNSKASALRAIKLSNDSFTHLTRFLGTDKTVHAFGAMQKPFVSLAGENEFLANPASLDYTPVAGEIEDVATNAPYVVQKFQKQLDNYYQILGMELMHAAQAIDLRLQKDKNLKLSKKTKRLYEKYREIVRFVDVDRPYTDDFRNSAKFLKNYKGE, encoded by the coding sequence ATTTATGGTCTAACGGTTGGTGTTGGATTAAACAAAGATAAGAAATTTGTTGATGCCAAAGGAAATTTAGACGCAGAAGTGATCAAAGCTTCAACTGAGTTTAACATTGGACTTATTCACGCTCACTGTGGCGGTGTCGGCGAAGATATGGATCTAAAAACAGCTAGAGCTGTCCTTGCTACTAGACTAAACAACCTCTTACATGCAGGCGCTGGCGTACAAAGCGAAGTTGTAAAACTATATAAAGAGTTTCTAAACCAAGATATCATCCCAGCCATGCCAAGCTCTGGCTCAATGGGTGAGGCTGATATTACAATACTTGGCCACGTCGGTCTTGCGATGCTTGGCGAAGGATATGTTTATTATAAAGGTCAAAAGATGAGTGCTAGCGAGGCGCTAAATAGAGCTGGTCTTAAAAAGCTCTCTCCATTTGGCAAAGATAGCCTTAGTATTTTAAGCTCAAATGCCTACTCAGCAGCACTTGCTAGCATGACGATAGAAGATGCTAAAAATGCTCTAGAAATTTCAAAGCTCGTCTTTGCTCTAAGCCTTGAAGCACTAAATGGAAACATCGCTCCATTTAGCAAAGAAGCTGCAAATTTACGCCCATTTCCTGACTTTGTCGAAGTGGCAAAAGATCTAAGAGAGACTTTAAAAGATAGCTATCTATTTGATGAAAATAGCGAAAGAGCCTTACAAGATCCGCTAAGCTACAGAGACGCTAGCTACTTTTTTGCGACCTTTAAGAATACACTTGACACGCTTAGTGGTCTTATGAAAATTCAACTAAACACATCAGATGATAATCCTGGAATTTCACTAGAAAAATCACCAGAAACAGATAAATTTCAAGAGACAAAGCTATTTACAAAAGGTGGAGCTGTCGTTCCTACATCAAATTTCGAGCCTTTGATCTGGGTAGCTGAGTTTGAAAAAGCATCTATCGTGCTAGCTCACAACTCAAAAGCAAGCGCATTAAGAGCAATAAAACTCTCAAATGATAGCTTTACGCACCTAACAAGGTTTTTAGGAACAGACAAAACCGTACATGCATTTGGTGCTATGCAAAAGCCGTTTGTCTCACTTGCAGGCGAAAACGAATTTTTAGCAAATCCAGCCTCACTTGACTACACACCAGTTGCAGGCGAGATAGAAGACGTAGCTACAAACGCACCTTATGTTGTACAAAAATTTCAAAAACAACTAGACAACTACTATCAAATTTTAGGTATGGAGCTTATGCATGCAGCTCAAGCTATAGATCTTCGCTTGCAAAAAGATAAAAATTTAAAACTATCTAAAAAGACAAAACGTCTTTATGAAAAGTATAGAGAGATTGTTAGATTTGTAGATGTCGATAGACCTTACACAGATGACTTTAGAAACTCCGCTAAATTCCTAAAAAATTATAAAGGTGAATAA
- a CDS encoding Opr family porin has translation MKKSLILAMFLASSAFSQSESLIEALKNGKASGDVTMFFESRHVNEGAKSTYYNNTSWMVGSVGLNYESDFYKNFKAVVGFRGAAPVYEGDKEFYTGHGRGDSTERIYEKDRFLLSNLYLQYQAYDTNVKIGRQEMITDWVGKINDGVRITNNSISNLELDALYTRSKGRAYYKEMWAFKKLNEKKGLYRVGATYKFNDNLSARIYGLYAPSLFKAVGTKLNYDGQINESFGAGGMIHYAQSKEKRANLDDGKAFEVLGYVSYKDNKLTLAHTRSGKKNGWGSMNLGGDQIVPFEEGDAMYNRDARTYYAMFSTMIEKLSLTALYGTTTYKMQNDNKDYKQNEFSAWLSYPITPDLKAFVVYDQTFKAQPYLPTITQIGVGLSYSF, from the coding sequence ATGAAAAAGAGTCTTATTCTAGCCATGTTTTTGGCTAGCTCTGCTTTTAGTCAGAGCGAAAGTTTGATAGAAGCTTTAAAAAACGGTAAAGCAAGTGGTGATGTTACTATGTTTTTTGAAAGCAGACATGTAAATGAAGGCGCAAAAAGCACATATTACAACAACACCTCTTGGATGGTTGGCTCGGTTGGCCTAAACTATGAGAGTGATTTTTATAAAAACTTTAAAGCAGTAGTTGGCTTTAGAGGGGCAGCTCCAGTTTATGAAGGTGATAAAGAATTTTACACTGGACACGGCAGGGGCGACTCAACAGAGAGAATTTATGAAAAAGATAGGTTTTTGCTATCAAATTTATATCTCCAATATCAAGCCTATGATACAAACGTAAAGATAGGTCGTCAAGAGATGATAACTGACTGGGTTGGCAAAATAAATGACGGCGTAAGAATTACAAACAACTCTATCTCAAATTTGGAGTTAGATGCACTTTATACAAGATCAAAAGGACGAGCTTACTATAAAGAGATGTGGGCCTTTAAAAAACTAAACGAAAAAAAAGGTCTTTATAGGGTTGGGGCTACATATAAATTTAATGATAACCTTAGTGCAAGAATTTATGGACTTTATGCTCCAAGCTTGTTTAAAGCAGTTGGTACAAAGCTAAACTATGATGGGCAGATAAACGAGAGCTTTGGCGCTGGCGGTATGATCCACTATGCACAAAGTAAAGAAAAAAGAGCAAATTTAGATGATGGCAAAGCTTTTGAAGTTTTAGGATACGTAAGCTACAAAGATAATAAGCTTACCCTTGCTCATACAAGATCTGGCAAGAAAAATGGCTGGGGAAGTATGAATCTTGGCGGTGATCAAATTGTGCCTTTTGAAGAAGGTGATGCGATGTACAACCGCGATGCAAGGACATACTACGCTATGTTTTCGACAATGATAGAAAAGCTAAGTCTAACTGCACTTTATGGAACTACCACATATAAAATGCAAAATGACAACAAAGACTACAAACAAAATGAATTTAGTGCATGGTTAAGCTACCCTATAACACCGGATCTAAAAGCTTTTGTGGTCTATGATCAAACATTTAAAGCACAGCCTTATCTCCCAACTATTACACAAATTGGAGTTGGACTAAGCTATAGTTTTTAA
- a CDS encoding flavocytochrome c yields the protein MRRRDFLNTLALLGSASLVPLDAFGDEIRWDEEWDVLVVGSGFAGCAATCQAIEEGAKTLMIDKMPVLGGNSAINGGAFAVVNSSFQKARGVKDSYELYVKDILKAGLNLNRLDLVEVIAKNGNDAYEWTLQKGVYYRDALGQFGGHSVPRTIWPEINSGGKITIPLQEYAMKHGAIIRTRVILDDFIKDDGGKIIGAKVRENYDFDFDKSKDEADNKSGDVKFYKINGGIVMATGGFAYDIKFRQEVDKTITPDLGCTNHYGATAQALKVMMKNGAQTVDLKWIQLGPWGSPDEDGFGIAPVFAIPAFSYGVMVDARTGKRFVNELADRKIRSDAILKIHKNPDGSLTHPVVICDSIGAMGTTKANVQRGVDKGVIKVFDNINNLAKFYGIPYEGLKKTIDDYTKYAHNGKDEEFEKPFFKFKDIVPDLTKPPFYAWRAIPKVHHTMGGVKIDVEARVYNTDDKPIAGLFAAGEAVGGPHGASRLGSCAIPDCIVFGRIAGKNAANLAKKEKKC from the coding sequence ATGAGAAGAAGAGATTTTTTAAATACTCTTGCCCTGCTTGGCTCAGCTAGCCTTGTGCCATTAGATGCATTTGGCGATGAGATCAGGTGGGATGAAGAGTGGGATGTTTTGGTAGTTGGCTCTGGCTTTGCTGGATGTGCAGCTACCTGTCAAGCTATAGAAGAAGGCGCAAAAACGCTTATGATAGATAAGATGCCAGTCCTTGGTGGTAACTCAGCTATAAATGGCGGTGCTTTTGCGGTTGTAAATTCAAGCTTTCAAAAAGCACGCGGAGTAAAAGACTCATACGAGCTTTATGTAAAAGACATATTAAAAGCTGGTTTAAATTTAAACAGACTTGACCTTGTAGAAGTGATTGCTAAAAATGGCAACGACGCTTACGAATGGACACTTCAAAAGGGCGTTTATTATAGAGATGCGCTTGGTCAGTTTGGCGGCCACTCTGTACCAAGGACTATCTGGCCAGAGATAAACTCAGGCGGCAAGATCACTATACCACTTCAAGAGTATGCCATGAAGCATGGGGCTATTATTAGAACTAGAGTTATCTTAGATGATTTTATAAAAGATGATGGTGGCAAGATAATAGGCGCAAAAGTAAGAGAAAACTACGACTTTGACTTTGACAAGAGCAAGGACGAAGCAGACAACAAAAGTGGCGATGTCAAATTTTATAAGATAAATGGCGGCATCGTCATGGCAACTGGTGGCTTTGCTTATGATATTAAATTTAGACAAGAGGTCGATAAAACTATCACGCCTGATCTTGGCTGTACAAACCACTACGGTGCTACTGCACAGGCTTTAAAGGTGATGATGAAAAATGGTGCGCAAACAGTTGATCTAAAATGGATACAGCTTGGACCATGGGGAAGTCCTGACGAAGATGGCTTTGGCATAGCTCCGGTTTTTGCGATACCTGCATTTAGCTACGGCGTAATGGTCGATGCAAGGACTGGAAAGCGTTTTGTAAATGAGCTAGCTGATAGAAAGATAAGATCAGATGCTATCCTTAAAATTCACAAAAACCCAGATGGTAGTCTAACTCATCCAGTAGTTATCTGTGATAGCATAGGTGCCATGGGCACTACAAAAGCAAATGTGCAAAGAGGTGTAGATAAAGGCGTTATAAAAGTATTTGACAATATTAACAACCTTGCTAAATTTTACGGCATCCCTTATGAAGGTCTAAAAAAGACCATAGATGACTACACAAAGTATGCCCATAACGGTAAAGATGAAGAATTTGAAAAACCATTTTTCAAATTTAAAGATATAGTGCCTGATCTTACTAAGCCACCATTTTACGCATGGCGTGCCATACCAAAGGTTCACCACACAATGGGTGGCGTAAAGATTGACGTAGAGGCAAGAGTTTATAACACAGATGACAAACCTATTGCTGGACTATTTGCAGCAGGTGAAGCTGTGGGCGGCCCTCACGGAGCTAGCAGACTTGGTAGCTGTGCGATACCTGATTGTATAGTATTTGGAAGGATAGCTGGCAAAAATGCAGCAAACTTAGCTAAAAAGGAGAAAAAATGTTAA
- a CDS encoding cytochrome c3 family protein, with product MLKIYTFFLTLLFALSLSAANLEVEKYSKANYPFKAHDSLHFECKNCHKESDPKDYKKLTTSECLSCHNSYEKLAIQTGHLGYDDNVHKSPHYPNMDCDLCHSTHKQSRNFCVMCHSQDSMKKLLVP from the coding sequence ATGTTAAAAATTTATACCTTCTTTTTAACCCTTTTATTTGCCTTAAGCCTTAGTGCTGCAAATTTAGAAGTAGAAAAATATAGCAAAGCAAACTATCCTTTTAAGGCGCATGATAGCTTACATTTTGAGTGCAAAAACTGTCATAAAGAGAGCGATCCAAAGGACTATAAAAAACTAACAACCTCTGAGTGTCTAAGCTGTCACAATAGCTACGAGAAGTTGGCTATTCAAACTGGACATCTAGGCTATGACGATAATGTGCATAAAAGCCCACACTATCCAAACATGGACTGCGACCTTTGTCACTCAACACATAAACAATCAAGAAATTTCTGTGTGATGTGCCATTCGCAAGATAGTATGAAAAAACTTTTGGTGCCATAA
- a CDS encoding cytochrome c3 family protein, whose translation MKNLSIKIIFLAVFAFIIFFGGSALVNSTGDDKFCTLCHKWMDPMVTAYHSDVHGGASKYGFKAKCVDCHLPHDSYIGYVFKKASNGISEVTHMITHDAKDQPWIENRKNRAKFVYDSGCLSYHKTILDKNSSNANITDMHALYSKFKDDVKNKLDCVSCHKNVGHNNLGKTLYEIKHPPVGNW comes from the coding sequence ATGAAAAATTTAAGCATAAAAATAATTTTCCTTGCAGTTTTTGCCTTTATCATCTTTTTTGGCGGTTCTGCACTAGTAAATTCGACAGGAGATGATAAATTCTGTACCCTCTGTCACAAGTGGATGGATCCGATGGTGACAGCCTATCATAGCGACGTTCATGGTGGTGCTAGTAAATATGGCTTTAAAGCGAAATGTGTAGACTGTCACTTGCCGCATGATAGTTATATAGGCTACGTGTTTAAAAAAGCTAGCAACGGCATAAGTGAAGTAACTCATATGATAACTCATGACGCCAAAGATCAGCCATGGATAGAAAATAGAAAAAATAGAGCTAAATTTGTCTATGATAGTGGTTGCTTAAGCTACCATAAAACTATTTTAGATAAAAATTCATCAAATGCCAACATCACTGATATGCACGCTCTTTATAGCAAATTTAAAGATGATGTGAAAAATAAACTTGACTGCGTCAGCTGTCATAAAAATGTCGGTCACAACAATCTTGGCAAAACTCTATATGAGATAAAACATCCACCAGTTGGTAACTGGTAA